AGAAGATTTGACTGAAAAAGCATTGGAAGATAACAATGCATTAGAAGAATTAATGGAGTGGAAAGAAATTCATAGTGAATTATCTAAAAAACATAGAAAAATTAGAAAAGATATAGATGATGACGACGATGATGATGAAGATGACGATTAATAATCTAATTGATAGATATTTTAGAGAGTAGGTGCCAACTACTCTCTTTTTAAGATAATAAAAAAGACGAGGCTTTAGTAATTTATTTAAGTGAATTACCAAAACCCCCATTGAAACTTTATTTTATTTTACCTAGCAATACCATTTGACAAAGAATCTTAATTTTTTTATCTGCTCTTTATATACATCGGTATACACTCTCTCAAATATGGTTTATTACTTTTTTTCATATAATTTTCAAAACTTTTAAATTCATTTCTAGAGTATAAACTTTCAGCTTCTGGCACAGAATATAAAATTATAAATTGTGCTCCAACTATATCAATTATATAATTAGATATAAACTCTAATATTTTTGAAATCAATACATCACTAAGATAAAATTTAGTCCCTTTTTTCTCTTCTTCTTCATTATACGAAACATGATGATATTTTTTTTCTAAAGCAAAGTAACTTATTTCAATTGCTGAAGATATATAACTTATTTCTGAATTATCATTATCTTCAATATAGATTCCATTAGCACTTAAAGAAAAGAATCCTAACAAATCATTATTATATAAAATTAAATAAGTACTAACTCTGTGTTCTTCTATAGCATTTCCTTGTAAAAAAAAGTCAAATTCTAAATTCCCGCAAGAAAATCCGTTTGTTAAATTCAAATTATCATAATTTAATTTTTCTATTTTAATATTATCTAAATCTATTTCAGAAAAATATTTAAACATAAATTCACCTTTATTTTTCATAAAATGCATATAACATTTCTAATTTGGCTTTCACTTTACTAACTGAACTATTTATTGTCGGAGCATCTGCTTTAGATATTTCTTTTTTAAATTCTTGAGTTTTATCTGAAGAAATCGAAAAAGCAACTTTAGGTTTAACAAAACTTCTCATAATAACTCCTCCTACTTTCATAATCACTAATGTATATATATTATAATATTTCTATCAGTATATTTCAACTATTTTTGTATTCCCTTGAATAAATAAACTACTAAAAATTACAAAGGAGAGCTAAACTCTCCTTTGTAATTACTTATTTCCTAATCTTTCATTTAAAGCTTCTGCTTCTTTTTCATATCCTTTTTTACCTAATAAAGCAAACATATTAGCCTTATAAGATTCTACACCTGGTTGGTTAAATGGATTTACTCCTAAGATATATCCACTTATTCCACAAGCTTTTTCAAAGAAGTAGAATAGGTATCCTAAATGGAAAGGTGTTGCTTCAGGAACATTTACTATTAAGTTAGGAACTCCACCATCCACATGAGCAAGTAGTGTTCCTTGTGATGCTTTCTTATTTACAAAATCCATTCCTTTTCCAGCCAAATAGTTTAATCCATCTAAGTCAGCTTCTTCTGCTTCTATTATGATATCCTCTTCTGGCTCTCCTATCAATACTGCAGTTTCAATTAACTCTCTTCTTCCATCTTGGATATATTGTCCCATTGAGTGTAAATCTGTTGAAAAATCTGCTGCTGCTGGGAATAATCCCTTTCCATCTTTTCCTTCAGATTCTCCAAATAACTGCTTCCACCATTCACCAAAATAGTGTAATCTTGGCTCATAGTTAATTAACATCTCTATGTTTTTACCTCTTCTATTTAGGATATTTCTAATAGCTGCATATTTGTAACAATCATTCTCTTCAAATGATGCTGTATAATCATTTTGAGCCTCTCTTGCTCCAGCCATTAATTCATCTATATCTATTCCAGCACAAGCTATTGGTAATAATCCTACTGGAGTTAAAACTGAGAATCTTCCACCTACATCATCAGGAATAACAAAAGTCTCATATCCCTCTTCATCTGCTAA
This portion of the Fusobacterium sp. SYSU M8D902 genome encodes:
- a CDS encoding glucose-6-phosphate isomerase, with amino-acid sequence MKKLSFDYSKALQFMSEEELALMKSQVLSAEKFLKEKNGAGNDFLGWIELPTNYDKDEFERIKAAAEKIKKDSDILLVVGIGGSYLGARAAIDFLSHTFYNNLPKEKRKGTEIFYVGNNISGVYLKHLLDLLEGKDYSINVISKSGTTTEPAIAFRVLKKHIEEKYGKSEAKNRIYATTDKAKGALKKLADEEGYETFVIPDDVGGRFSVLTPVGLLPIACAGIDIDELMAGAREAQNDYTASFEENDCYKYAAIRNILNRRGKNIEMLINYEPRLHYFGEWWKQLFGESEGKDGKGLFPAAADFSTDLHSMGQYIQDGRRELIETAVLIGEPEEDIIIEAEEADLDGLNYLAGKGMDFVNKKASQGTLLAHVDGGVPNLIVNVPEATPFHLGYLFYFFEKACGISGYILGVNPFNQPGVESYKANMFALLGKKGYEKEAEALNERLGNK